From the genome of Cynocephalus volans isolate mCynVol1 chromosome 14, mCynVol1.pri, whole genome shotgun sequence, one region includes:
- the OST4 gene encoding dolichyl-diphosphooligosaccharide--protein glycosyltransferase subunit 4: MITDVQLAIFANMLGVSLFLLVVLYHYVAVNNPKKQE; the protein is encoded by the coding sequence ATGATCACGGACGTGCAGCTCGCCATCTTCGCCAACATGCTGGGCGTGTCGCTCTTCTTGCTTGTCGTTCTCTATCACTACGTTGCCGTCAACAATCCCAAGAAGCAGGAATGA